A genome region from Rickettsiales endosymbiont of Stachyamoeba lipophora includes the following:
- the radA gene encoding DNA repair protein RadA, with translation MAKKSSQYICQECGSVSQKWQGKCPDCGAWNSIIEEAINDNTSFYASKVNKLNNNQIQFFDINQEIAEQTRINSYYQELNQVLGGGFVPGSAVLIGGDPGIGKSTLLLQITAKLSSHNHKVIYVSGEESASQITLRAKRLNINNSGLKLLTATNLDLILNKVKDEQLDFLIIDSIQTVFLEAIGSAPGTVSQVRACSHELIRLAKERNITLILVGHVTKEGQIAGPKVLEHMVDTVLYFEGESSYQYRLLRSVKNRFGSINEIGVFEMHGSGLIEVTNPSSLFIGERSQNISGSSIYAGIEGTRPIFAEIQALVAPTFMATPRRAVVGWDNNRLAMIIAVLATRFGLNLTDKELYLNVMSGLKISEPAMDLSAAAALISAATNQPIIENSVFIGEVGLSGEVRTVQHLETRVKESVKLGFKNIITPKFTKDNELRDTLTKQQIQLHEIKHIKQLKQIIFS, from the coding sequence ATGGCAAAAAAAAGCAGCCAATATATCTGCCAAGAATGCGGCAGTGTTAGCCAAAAATGGCAAGGTAAATGCCCTGATTGTGGCGCCTGGAACAGCATAATCGAAGAAGCAATTAACGACAATACTAGCTTTTATGCTAGCAAAGTTAATAAACTTAATAATAATCAAATCCAATTTTTTGATATAAACCAAGAAATAGCTGAGCAAACCAGAATTAATTCATATTACCAAGAGCTAAATCAAGTATTAGGAGGTGGGTTTGTACCTGGTTCTGCAGTATTAATTGGGGGTGATCCAGGCATTGGTAAATCCACTTTATTGCTACAAATAACTGCTAAATTATCTAGCCATAATCATAAAGTTATTTATGTATCAGGTGAAGAATCCGCCTCTCAAATTACCCTAAGAGCAAAAAGACTTAACATCAACAATTCTGGGCTTAAGCTACTTACTGCCACTAATTTGGACCTTATTCTAAACAAGGTGAAAGATGAACAGCTGGATTTTTTAATCATCGACTCTATTCAAACCGTATTTTTAGAGGCAATTGGTTCTGCCCCAGGTACAGTTTCACAAGTTAGGGCCTGCTCACATGAACTTATACGTCTTGCTAAAGAACGTAATATTACTCTTATTTTAGTAGGACATGTTACTAAAGAAGGACAAATTGCTGGTCCTAAAGTATTAGAACATATGGTAGATACCGTACTTTATTTTGAGGGTGAAAGCAGCTATCAATACCGACTGCTTAGATCGGTTAAAAACCGCTTTGGCAGTATTAATGAAATTGGTGTATTTGAAATGCATGGCAGCGGGCTCATTGAGGTAACCAATCCCTCTTCGCTATTTATTGGCGAAAGAAGCCAAAATATTAGCGGCAGCAGTATTTATGCTGGCATTGAAGGAACTAGGCCAATATTTGCTGAAATTCAAGCATTAGTTGCCCCCACCTTTATGGCCACTCCTAGACGTGCAGTAGTAGGTTGGGATAACAACCGACTTGCAATGATCATTGCAGTACTTGCCACACGCTTTGGACTCAACTTAACTGATAAAGAACTTTATTTAAATGTAATGTCAGGACTTAAAATTAGCGAGCCAGCCATGGATCTATCAGCAGCAGCTGCTTTAATTTCTGCAGCCACCAACCAACCGATCATAGAAAACTCAGTATTTATAGGAGAAGTTGGCCTTTCAGGTGAAGTGCGTACGGTTCAACATCTTGAAACCAGAGTTAAAGAATCCGTAAAACTTGGTTTTAAAAATATAATTACCCCTAAATTTACTAAAGATAATGAATTAAGAGATACCCTAACTAAACAGCAAATTCAACTTCATGAAATTAAGCATATTAAGCAGCTAAAGCAGATTATATTTAGTTAG
- the ribB gene encoding 3,4-dihydroxy-2-butanone-4-phosphate synthase: MISSIDEIIAEAKAGRMFILVDDPNRENEGDLVIPAQFADSHTINFMTKYGRGLVCLTINQEQAHKLKLNMMSNNNQSMFKTAFTTSIEAASGITTGISAHDRAHTIKTAINSHATDKDIVSPGHVFPIIAQNGGVLVRAGHTEASVDIARLAGLSPSGVICEIMHDDGTMARMPELIQFAKTHNLKIGTIADLIAYRRKYEKLVLPICESTLSTQYGEFKAVVYQNLIDQIEHVALIKGNISSEQPVLVRMHSIDILSDLIKDTSYHKQHILDQSFEIISKEGGVIVLIRDLRTDLISHNLINRDKNQDSNIHQIKNYGIGAQILIDLGIKNMTLISNNQKIVTALEGFDINLVGYRKLNVSSSTPNFNKIKTTLTVINSHKK, encoded by the coding sequence ATGATCTCCTCAATTGATGAAATTATTGCTGAAGCTAAAGCCGGCCGGATGTTTATTCTGGTAGACGACCCTAACCGTGAAAACGAAGGGGATTTAGTTATTCCTGCTCAGTTTGCCGATAGCCATACTATTAATTTCATGACTAAATATGGTCGTGGACTTGTATGCCTCACAATTAATCAAGAACAAGCACACAAGCTCAAGCTCAACATGATGAGTAATAATAACCAATCGATGTTTAAAACTGCTTTTACCACTTCAATTGAAGCAGCAAGTGGGATTACTACTGGCATTTCAGCGCATGATCGCGCTCACACTATTAAAACAGCAATCAACTCGCATGCAACCGATAAAGATATTGTTTCCCCCGGGCATGTATTTCCAATTATTGCTCAAAATGGTGGGGTATTGGTTCGCGCAGGTCACACTGAAGCTTCAGTGGATATTGCGCGTCTGGCAGGACTTAGCCCTTCAGGAGTCATTTGTGAGATAATGCATGATGACGGCACAATGGCCCGTATGCCGGAGTTAATCCAATTTGCCAAAACCCACAATTTAAAAATTGGTACAATTGCTGATCTAATTGCTTATAGACGCAAATATGAAAAGCTAGTTTTACCAATTTGTGAATCTACTCTTAGCACTCAATATGGTGAATTTAAAGCGGTAGTTTATCAAAACTTAATTGATCAAATTGAGCATGTAGCATTAATCAAAGGCAATATATCTTCTGAACAGCCTGTACTAGTGAGAATGCATAGCATTGATATATTATCAGATTTAATTAAAGATACTTCCTATCACAAACAACATATCTTAGACCAGTCTTTTGAAATAATCTCTAAGGAAGGCGGTGTAATCGTATTAATCAGAGATCTTAGAACTGACCTTATTAGCCATAATCTAATTAACCGTGATAAAAATCAAGATTCTAACATTCATCAAATTAAAAATTATGGGATTGGAGCTCAAATCTTAATTGATCTTGGTATTAAAAATATGACACTTATTAGTAACAATCAAAAGATAGTTACCGCTCTGGAAGGGTTCGATATAAACTTAGTAGGTTATAGAAAACT
- the queF gene encoding NADPH-dependent 7-cyano-7-deazaguanine reductase QueF (Catalyzes the NADPH-dependent reduction of 7-cyano-7-deazaguanine (preQ0) to 7-aminomethyl-7-deazaguanine (preQ1) in queuosine biosynthesis) → MLENSPLGQKTTYQNKYTPALLFPIARIHKRVEIGIDDHHLPFIGYDIWNAYEVSWLNPKGKPIVQLLEIIYPANSKFIIESKSLKLYLNSFNNTSFNSSDEALQTIKQDLEQTLQTRITLNLVDPETKLGIEAPQGTLIDYLEVEITEYFPNPKLLVIKQDITHETVYSNLLKSNCLITSQPDWGTIIIKYHGQQIDHASLLKYIISFRDHNEFHEQCVERIFKDIMDQCDPKILTVYARYTRRGGIDINPVRSNDPQFIIPQNLRLIRQ, encoded by the coding sequence ATGCTTGAAAATTCACCGCTTGGGCAAAAAACAACTTATCAAAACAAATATACTCCAGCTCTACTCTTTCCTATTGCTAGAATTCACAAAAGAGTGGAAATAGGCATTGATGATCACCATTTACCGTTTATAGGTTACGATATTTGGAATGCCTATGAAGTATCTTGGTTAAACCCAAAAGGTAAGCCTATTGTTCAGTTACTTGAAATAATTTATCCAGCAAATAGCAAATTTATTATAGAATCAAAATCTCTAAAATTATATTTAAACTCCTTTAACAATACTAGTTTCAACTCAAGTGATGAAGCATTACAAACTATCAAGCAAGATCTAGAACAAACCTTACAAACCAGAATTACTCTCAACCTAGTTGATCCGGAAACAAAACTAGGTATTGAGGCTCCACAAGGCACCTTAATTGATTACCTTGAGGTAGAAATCACCGAATATTTTCCCAATCCTAAATTATTAGTTATAAAACAAGATATCACGCATGAAACAGTTTACAGCAATCTGCTTAAATCAAATTGCCTAATCACCTCCCAACCAGATTGGGGAACTATAATAATAAAATATCACGGCCAGCAAATTGACCACGCCTCACTTCTTAAGTATATTATCAGCTTTAGAGATCATAATGAATTTCATGAGCAATGTGTGGAAAGAATTTTTAAAGATATTATGGATCAATGTGACCCTAAAATTCTTACTGTTTATGCAAGATATACCAGACGCGGTGGCATTGATATCAACCCAGTTCGCTCTAATGATCCACAATTTATAATTCCACAAAACTTAAGATTAATAAGGCAATAA